In the Methylomonas rhizoryzae genome, one interval contains:
- a CDS encoding nitrite reductase — protein sequence MKTTTIKRLNQSVLAGAIAALLFSLSAAANSDDMHRLYQDNCASCHGSDHGGYLAPALNAETLKGRSPTALRTIVMAGSFDTLMPPFYGRLSDDEIRGVIKHLQSTPKQPNPAWTLDDMKKSLKVYVKDESTLPDKPGYQIDSMDNLIGVAARGKYGRGEGSKAIFINSVTHQPVGEVATGTAAHIIDFNPANPRWAYVKTDTAEIFKVDLYSMKAVRSIKTGWNGPGMGVSRDGKYIMAGSFVPHNAVILDADTLEPLKTFELEGIDPDGKHVSSDSGMIIGTPYADIFAIALENAGQVWIVDYKKEGFPVTKIEKVGRHLHDAFLTHGGKKLMVASYDDSIVAAIDLEKRELIKQLPAGCVPHVGGGSAVVVDGRTLGFGTNFGDCDKMVVSVWDLDKMEVVKQVPVSGGTESPAAHANAPYVAVDIISKDRRARTVQLIDKKSLEVVKTLDVGGHAYFPEYSADGKFLYISAGYNGDEVVVYDSHSLEKVASVPMESPAGIFSRGRVKYMTRGLSPDEMEAGK from the coding sequence ATGAAAACCACAACTATAAAACGACTGAATCAATCCGTGCTGGCCGGCGCCATTGCCGCTTTGTTGTTCTCCCTGAGCGCGGCAGCGAATTCCGACGACATGCACCGGTTGTACCAGGATAATTGCGCCAGTTGCCACGGCTCCGACCACGGCGGCTATCTGGCGCCGGCTTTGAACGCCGAAACGTTGAAAGGTCGCAGTCCCACCGCATTGCGCACCATAGTCATGGCCGGAAGCTTCGATACGTTGATGCCGCCGTTTTACGGTAGGTTGAGCGACGACGAAATCCGTGGGGTCATTAAACACCTGCAAAGCACGCCTAAGCAACCGAATCCGGCTTGGACTTTGGATGACATGAAAAAGTCGCTGAAGGTTTACGTCAAAGACGAAAGCACTTTACCGGATAAACCCGGCTATCAAATCGATAGCATGGACAATCTGATCGGAGTGGCCGCACGTGGCAAATACGGTCGCGGCGAGGGCTCCAAAGCCATTTTCATCAATAGCGTTACCCATCAGCCGGTTGGCGAAGTAGCGACCGGCACAGCGGCGCATATTATCGACTTCAATCCGGCCAATCCGCGCTGGGCTTACGTCAAAACCGATACCGCCGAGATTTTTAAGGTCGATTTGTATTCGATGAAAGCGGTGCGCAGCATCAAAACCGGCTGGAACGGCCCCGGTATGGGGGTGTCGCGCGACGGCAAATACATCATGGCCGGCTCGTTCGTGCCGCATAACGCCGTGATCCTGGATGCCGACACGCTGGAACCGTTGAAAACCTTCGAACTGGAAGGCATCGATCCGGACGGCAAACACGTGTCGTCTGATTCCGGCATGATCATCGGCACGCCGTACGCCGATATTTTCGCTATTGCCTTGGAAAACGCCGGTCAGGTCTGGATTGTCGATTATAAAAAAGAAGGCTTTCCGGTCACCAAAATCGAAAAAGTCGGCCGCCATTTGCACGATGCGTTCCTGACCCACGGCGGCAAAAAGCTGATGGTGGCGTCCTATGACGACAGTATCGTCGCGGCGATCGATCTGGAAAAACGCGAATTGATCAAGCAATTGCCGGCCGGTTGCGTGCCGCACGTCGGTGGCGGTTCGGCGGTGGTGGTGGACGGCCGTACCTTGGGCTTCGGCACCAATTTCGGCGACTGCGACAAGATGGTGGTCAGCGTGTGGGATTTGGACAAAATGGAAGTGGTCAAGCAAGTGCCGGTTTCCGGCGGCACCGAATCGCCGGCCGCTCATGCCAACGCGCCTTATGTCGCAGTGGACATCATCAGCAAGGACAGACGTGCTCGTACCGTGCAGTTGATCGACAAAAAGTCGCTTGAAGTTGTCAAAACCCTGGATGTCGGCGGCCACGCCTACTTCCCGGAATACAGCGCCGACGGCAAATTTTTGTACATTAGCGCGGGCTATAACGGCGACGAAGTGGTGGTTTACGATTCGCACTCGCTGGAAAAAGTCGCGTCTGTTCCGATGGAAAGTCCGGCCGGTATTTTCTCGCGCGGCCGGGTCAAATACATGACCCGCGGTTTGTCCCCGGATGAAATGGAGGCCGGCAAATGA
- a CDS encoding c-type cytochrome, giving the protein MIKQVFAITLLGLAAGGTAQAANLFAGQSRAAAVCSQCHGIRSPSADAPFPPLAGRDVEYLKMALKQYRDKTRPSDIMNAITGSLTDAQINDVASYYGHLKP; this is encoded by the coding sequence ATGATTAAGCAAGTGTTTGCGATTACGTTGTTGGGGTTGGCTGCCGGCGGTACGGCCCAAGCGGCTAACCTATTTGCCGGGCAAAGCAGGGCGGCGGCAGTCTGTTCTCAATGCCACGGCATACGTTCTCCTAGCGCGGATGCACCGTTTCCGCCGTTGGCCGGCCGGGATGTCGAATATCTGAAAATGGCGTTGAAACAGTATCGGGATAAAACCAGACCGTCCGATATTATGAATGCGATAACCGGTTCGCTGACCGATGCGCAGATTAACGATGTCGCCAGTTATTACGGCCATTTAAAACCGTGA
- a CDS encoding MarR family winged helix-turn-helix transcriptional regulator, translating to MPETDIYELIECMTSLIRSEERKKCTELGLQPVHFQVLNYLSRANRFSNTPAAVANYLGMTRGTVSQSLIILEKKGFIEKVPDASDRRVVHLRLLPDGADVLRQARPSDLFSSATDILHSSAPAPADANVFQQALTALQKANQSQSFGVCKTCRNFSEKDGEFFCQLTQEKLSVEDSEQICQEHKPV from the coding sequence ATGCCCGAAACCGACATCTACGAACTCATCGAATGCATGACCTCGCTAATACGCTCGGAAGAACGTAAGAAATGCACCGAACTCGGCTTGCAGCCGGTACATTTTCAAGTCTTGAATTATTTGTCGCGCGCCAATCGCTTCAGCAACACCCCTGCCGCAGTCGCCAACTATCTGGGCATGACCCGCGGTACCGTTTCGCAATCGTTGATCATTCTGGAAAAAAAAGGCTTTATCGAAAAAGTGCCGGATGCCAGCGATCGCCGGGTCGTGCATTTGCGCTTATTGCCCGACGGCGCGGACGTATTGAGACAAGCGCGTCCTTCGGATTTATTTTCCAGCGCCACCGACATTTTGCACAGCAGCGCCCCGGCCCCCGCGGACGCCAATGTGTTTCAACAAGCGTTGACCGCGTTGCAAAAAGCCAACCAATCGCAATCTTTCGGCGTCTGCAAGACTTGCCGCAACTTCAGCGAAAAAGACGGTGAATTTTTTTGTCAACTCACGCAAGAAAAACTCAGCGTTGAGGACAGCGAACAAATTTGCCAAGAACACAAGCCGGTTTGA
- a CDS encoding penicillin acylase family protein has product MMRNVLLVSLTAVVFVTAAAYGLLAASIPERAGQARLPGMRAAAEVRSDQLGVPYISAADREDAFRTLGYWHARDRLFQMELMRRKAAGRLAELFGAPAVSIDRKQRVYQFSRTARQIVADLPDAQRRGLSAYAEGVNAYLQQTGVLPPEFLALRFRPEPWQAADSILVILAMFQTLNGQEQDERMVSVMQRAMPADLVSFLTPDTDLYATVLVGGAAPRRASQSVPIAALVALPEAFVQFAQAGVDLENVVAGSNNWAVAGSKTADGRAIVANDMHLTLGVPNIWYRADLRYQDRQVYGVTLPGVPGVIVGANRHVAWGFTNVTADLLDLIALETDPEHPGAYRTPQGWRPFDSHNETIKVKGGSDIELTLQDTIWGPVSDQPLLGKPVAIKWTALERGGVDLGLIDLDAAQDVKHAMALINRAGGPPQNVVFADDEGHIGWTYMGRFPKRVGFDGLQVRAWADGTVSWQGFIPPEELPRLYDPPEGFIATANNRTLGSGYPYVIGHNWALSYRAYRIAELLGEDKVFTERDMLAIQLDSRSAALDFYRELGLRELQAVADLDRELREAQQALTVWDGYMRAESLGAAFVAEFRKQLAETVFARVVAAGQAYDPEFRYAWREMETPLRQLLSERPKGFLPTVYRDDWTRMIIAALRQTGQALRKQYPHREPSRLTWGETQRIDLQHPFSKTLPQLAEWLDMPSFDSGGCASVCVMVMGSGHGASERLALSPAHPDDALLQMPGGQSGHFLSAHYADQQAFWQDGRAVPLRGDTDGAVLQVLPD; this is encoded by the coding sequence ATGATGCGTAATGTCTTGTTAGTCAGTCTGACTGCCGTTGTTTTCGTTACCGCGGCGGCCTATGGCTTGTTGGCGGCTTCCATACCCGAACGCGCCGGGCAGGCGCGATTGCCGGGAATGCGTGCAGCAGCCGAGGTGCGTAGCGATCAATTGGGCGTGCCCTATATCAGCGCCGCCGATCGCGAAGATGCATTCCGCACTTTGGGCTATTGGCATGCGCGCGACCGGTTATTTCAAATGGAACTGATGCGTAGGAAAGCGGCCGGGCGTTTGGCAGAATTGTTCGGCGCGCCGGCTGTGTCTATCGACCGCAAGCAAAGGGTTTACCAATTTTCACGGACGGCCCGGCAAATCGTTGCCGATTTACCCGATGCGCAGCGGCGCGGCTTATCGGCCTATGCCGAAGGGGTTAACGCTTATCTGCAGCAAACCGGCGTATTGCCGCCGGAGTTTTTGGCGTTGCGGTTTCGTCCGGAACCTTGGCAAGCGGCGGATAGCATTTTGGTGATTTTGGCGATGTTTCAGACGCTCAACGGTCAAGAGCAGGACGAGCGCATGGTCAGCGTCATGCAGCGCGCAATGCCGGCAGACTTGGTTAGCTTCCTGACGCCGGACACGGATCTTTACGCCACGGTTTTGGTCGGAGGAGCCGCGCCGCGCCGCGCTAGCCAATCCGTGCCGATAGCGGCGTTGGTCGCTTTACCGGAAGCGTTCGTGCAATTCGCGCAAGCAGGCGTCGATCTGGAAAATGTCGTAGCCGGCTCCAACAACTGGGCCGTAGCCGGCAGTAAAACGGCCGACGGACGGGCGATAGTCGCCAACGACATGCATTTGACTCTGGGCGTGCCGAACATCTGGTACCGCGCCGATTTGCGCTATCAAGATCGGCAGGTGTACGGAGTGACCTTGCCCGGCGTGCCCGGCGTCATCGTCGGAGCTAACCGGCACGTGGCTTGGGGCTTCACCAACGTTACCGCCGACTTGTTGGATCTGATTGCTTTGGAAACAGATCCCGAACATCCGGGTGCTTACCGTACCCCGCAAGGTTGGCGGCCGTTCGACAGTCATAACGAAACCATCAAAGTCAAAGGCGGCAGCGATATTGAGTTGACGCTGCAAGACACGATTTGGGGCCCGGTTTCCGATCAGCCGCTATTAGGCAAGCCGGTCGCGATTAAATGGACGGCGCTGGAGCGGGGCGGCGTGGATTTGGGCTTGATCGATCTCGATGCCGCACAAGACGTTAAGCACGCGATGGCGCTCATCAATCGAGCCGGCGGTCCGCCGCAGAACGTGGTGTTTGCCGATGACGAAGGTCACATCGGTTGGACCTATATGGGGCGCTTTCCTAAACGCGTCGGTTTCGATGGCCTACAGGTCCGCGCTTGGGCCGACGGAACGGTGAGCTGGCAGGGATTCATTCCGCCGGAAGAATTGCCGCGATTGTACGATCCGCCTGAGGGCTTTATCGCGACCGCCAACAACCGCACCCTCGGTAGCGGCTATCCCTATGTGATCGGGCACAACTGGGCCCTGAGCTACCGCGCTTATCGTATCGCGGAATTGCTGGGTGAAGATAAAGTGTTTACCGAGCGGGACATGCTGGCCATTCAACTCGATAGCCGCAGCGCCGCCTTGGATTTTTACCGGGAACTGGGGTTGCGCGAATTGCAGGCTGTAGCCGACCTAGACCGGGAATTACGGGAGGCGCAACAAGCTTTAACGGTTTGGGACGGTTATATGCGGGCCGAAAGCTTGGGTGCGGCTTTTGTCGCGGAGTTTCGTAAACAATTGGCGGAGACGGTATTTGCACGGGTCGTGGCTGCCGGGCAAGCTTACGATCCGGAGTTTAGGTACGCCTGGCGGGAAATGGAGACGCCGTTGCGCCAATTGTTAAGCGAGCGGCCCAAAGGCTTTTTGCCGACGGTATATCGCGACGATTGGACGCGGATGATAATCGCGGCACTGCGGCAAACCGGCCAAGCGCTCCGCAAACAATACCCCCATCGCGAACCGTCTCGCTTGACTTGGGGCGAGACTCAGCGCATCGATTTACAGCATCCTTTTAGTAAAACGCTGCCTCAGTTAGCCGAATGGCTGGATATGCCGAGTTTTGACAGCGGCGGGTGCGCCAGCGTTTGTGTGATGGTGATGGGTAGCGGGCACGGTGCCAGTGAGCGCTTGGCCTTATCGCCCGCTCATCCGGACGATGCGCTGCTGCAGATGCCGGGCGGGCAATCCGGACATTTCTTGTCGGCTCACTATGCCGATCAGCAAGCGTTTTGGCAAGATGGTCGGGCCGTGCCGTTGCGTGGCGATACGGATGGTGCGGTATTACAAGTGCTGCCGGATTAG
- the pdxA gene encoding 4-hydroxythreonine-4-phosphate dehydrogenase PdxA has product MTIARIAITPGEPAGIGPELCVQLAQLPHRCQLIAIGCPELLRQRAKKLGLPLNPVPFEDAAPARIAPPGTLSIVPVDMPEPAVCGRLNPANSDYVIETIWLATQGCLQRRFQAMVTAPVHKGVINDAGIRFSGHTEFIAEQTGGTPVMMLATPGLRVALATTHLPLSEVSAAITEHRLAHVIRTLDHDLRLRFGIANPRILVCGLNPHAGEGGHLGREDMDVIEPTLESLRTEGLHLYGPLPADTLFTPKYLEHADAVLAMYHDQGLPVLKYKGFGQAVNITLGLPIIRTSVDHGTALDLAGSGKANLGSLQFALQTALEMIQSK; this is encoded by the coding sequence ATGACAATCGCCCGCATCGCCATAACTCCCGGCGAACCGGCCGGCATAGGTCCCGAGTTGTGCGTGCAATTGGCGCAACTGCCGCACCGTTGCCAGCTAATCGCGATCGGCTGCCCGGAATTATTACGGCAGCGCGCTAAAAAACTGGGTTTGCCGCTAAATCCGGTACCTTTCGAAGACGCCGCCCCTGCCCGCATCGCACCGCCGGGCACGCTGAGCATTGTGCCGGTCGACATGCCGGAACCTGCCGTGTGCGGCCGCCTTAATCCCGCCAATAGCGACTACGTCATCGAAACGATTTGGCTGGCCACCCAAGGCTGCCTGCAACGGCGGTTCCAAGCCATGGTCACCGCACCGGTCCACAAAGGCGTCATCAACGACGCCGGCATCCGGTTTAGCGGCCATACGGAATTTATCGCCGAACAAACCGGCGGCACGCCGGTCATGATGCTGGCCACTCCCGGTTTGCGAGTTGCCTTAGCCACCACCCACCTGCCTTTGTCTGAGGTCAGCGCCGCCATCACCGAACATCGGCTGGCCCATGTCATTCGCACCTTGGACCACGATCTGCGCCTGCGCTTCGGCATCGCCAATCCCAGGATATTGGTGTGCGGCTTGAACCCGCATGCCGGCGAAGGCGGCCATTTGGGCAGAGAAGACATGGACGTGATAGAACCCACGCTGGAAAGCTTGCGTACCGAAGGCTTGCATTTATACGGGCCGCTGCCGGCCGACACGCTGTTTACCCCGAAATATCTGGAGCACGCCGACGCGGTGCTGGCCATGTACCACGACCAAGGGCTACCGGTATTGAAATATAAAGGTTTCGGCCAAGCCGTCAACATAACTTTGGGCTTGCCTATCATCCGCACCTCGGTCGACCACGGCACTGCGCTCGACCTAGCCGGCTCGGGTAAAGCCAATTTAGGCAGTTTGCAGTTCGCGTTGCAAACCGCCTTAGAAATGATCCAATCTAAATAA
- the adk gene encoding adenylate kinase has protein sequence MRIMLLGSPGSGKGTQAQFITEKFSIPQISTGDMLRAAVREGSPLGLEAKKVMDAGGLVSDDIILGLIKQRIAQADCKNGFLLDGFPRTIAQAEGLQKLGVELDYVVEISVDDQDIIQRMSGRRVHPGSGRSYHVAFNPPKQENVDDLTGEPLIQRDDDQEETVRKRLSVYHEQTKPLVNFYSAPGQNAKFASISGVGSVQEITERLFAALS, from the coding sequence ATGCGCATTATGCTGTTAGGCAGCCCCGGCTCCGGCAAAGGCACCCAAGCTCAATTCATTACCGAAAAATTTTCGATTCCGCAAATATCCACCGGCGACATGCTGCGCGCCGCGGTTCGGGAAGGCAGCCCGCTGGGCTTGGAAGCCAAAAAGGTGATGGACGCCGGCGGCCTGGTATCGGACGACATCATTTTAGGCCTGATCAAACAGCGCATCGCCCAGGCGGATTGCAAAAACGGCTTTTTGCTGGACGGATTTCCGCGCACCATCGCCCAAGCCGAAGGCCTGCAAAAATTAGGGGTCGAATTGGATTATGTCGTGGAAATTTCGGTCGACGACCAAGACATTATTCAACGCATGAGCGGGCGCCGGGTACACCCGGGTTCCGGCCGCAGCTACCACGTCGCATTCAATCCGCCCAAACAGGAAAACGTAGACGACCTGACCGGCGAACCCTTAATCCAACGTGACGACGACCAAGAAGAAACGGTGCGCAAACGTCTGAGCGTTTATCACGAACAAACCAAACCCTTGGTAAATTTCTATTCCGCCCCCGGACAAAACGCCAAATTCGCATCGATTTCGGGCGTCGGCAGCGTGCAGGAAATTACCGAAAGGCTGTTTGCCGCGTTAAGCTAA
- the rsmA gene encoding 16S rRNA (adenine(1518)-N(6)/adenine(1519)-N(6))-dimethyltransferase RsmA: protein MNHQARKRFGQNFLHDHSIINDILSYAHPQPGEHWVEIGPGLGALTNPLLVSGVDLDVIELDRDLVARLQKQFATNPKIAIHSADALQFEFSSLAKNAEKLRIIGNLPYNISTPLLFHLLETTCCIEDMIFMLQKEVVNRICAQAGSKQYGRLSVMIQYYCDAEWLFDVPPESFHPAPQVMSAIVRLTPHAAPPVPIADLSAFGTLVTQAFSQRRKTLRNSLRNFISADELSALGIDGELRAEAITLAEFAKIANALASKTEH from the coding sequence ATGAACCATCAAGCGCGCAAGCGGTTTGGACAGAATTTTCTGCACGATCACAGCATCATTAACGACATCTTGAGCTACGCTCATCCGCAACCGGGCGAGCATTGGGTGGAAATCGGCCCCGGCCTGGGCGCCCTGACTAATCCCCTGTTAGTAAGCGGCGTTGACTTGGACGTCATCGAACTGGATAGGGACTTGGTCGCCCGCTTACAAAAGCAATTCGCTACCAACCCCAAAATCGCCATACATAGTGCCGACGCTTTGCAATTCGAATTTAGCAGCCTGGCTAAAAACGCGGAAAAACTGCGGATCATCGGCAATCTACCCTACAACATTTCCACCCCGCTGCTGTTTCACTTGCTGGAAACAACCTGCTGCATAGAAGACATGATCTTTATGCTGCAAAAAGAGGTCGTCAACCGCATTTGCGCCCAAGCCGGCAGCAAGCAATACGGCCGTTTGAGCGTAATGATCCAATATTACTGCGACGCCGAATGGCTGTTCGACGTACCGCCGGAAAGCTTCCACCCGGCCCCGCAAGTCATGTCCGCGATTGTACGCCTGACTCCCCACGCCGCGCCGCCGGTACCAATAGCCGACCTGTCCGCTTTCGGGACTCTGGTGACTCAGGCGTTTTCCCAACGCCGCAAGACGCTACGTAATTCCTTGCGCAATTTCATATCGGCGGATGAACTCAGTGCACTCGGCATTGATGGCGAATTGCGGGCCGAAGCCATCACGCTGGCGGAATTTGCCAAAATCGCTAACGCCCTAGCGTCTAAAACCGAGCATTGA
- a CDS encoding ABC transporter substrate-binding protein produces MVYRYLALGLLFWISPGVWAADGFEPVRLQLKWKHQFQFAGYYAALEKGFYRDAGLDVRIVEGGPERPPVETVVAGLADFGVSNSQLILERGKRQPVVVLAPIIQHSPLSLVVKRDSGISTVADLAGKRLMIGPDDAELQAYFRDSGLKAGDYQRQVHSQDVHDLIDDRTDGLSAYTPDQPYTLYKAGVDYLELRAINAGIDFYGDTLFTSEDYLSRHPEQVSAFRAASLKGWAYAMQHPEEVALLIHQRYAPDRSMEHLLWEAMQYRPFIMADLIELGHNSVSRWRHIADVYIRLGMLPADFDMRGMFYQTEALDFGRVYPWLIGLAVLVLLFAGFAAFAQHGRRTLYRLHNRQEMLAANLPGVIYQYLLRADGSACFPYASIGLYDVFGVPPDQVGEDASPIFQVMHPDDVQRVKNGIRTSAERLTVWQDEYRVKHPVKGEIWVEGRASPMRTENGDVLWHGFIADISQRKQLVRQLQESETRFRQMFEYIPVAYQALDVNGKFVDFNDGLQHLLGYNREQLLGMCFSDLWHDDDNLAWAGLFASLEIQESISDELTLLRQNGIPVTVLIDCRVQRDERGRFQRIHCILHNITERKAMEEAITKSEHKFRNIAATVPGMLCDYVFPPHRNARFLYAGPRCRDILGLEPEALLADFSLFLQMLHPDDLVSLALEQQAAEMNGRVFNVECRIKLASGQAKWIQIVSQANPATADESAVWSGIILDVTERKRIEENLARAKEAAEAANRAKSVFLSSVSHELRTPLNAIIGFSHLLETDVEEPLSKSQAESLSYIARSGQHLLKLVNEILDLARIEAGKMDLEIAPVLLRSLFQECLPLFANMAAEKQVTMNTCGVCPKGPDSEGLSEWQAICQTGMLAVMADRSRLRQVLNNLLSNAIKYNRAGGSVNLRCSVRGDSVRISVTDSGKGIAEQYWPEMFTPFHRLGAENSAIEGSGIGLVICKQLVEAMNGAIGFESQQDVGSTFWIELPVADFSVLNGAGIGEQREEAKHTRALPDVHGTVVYIEDNLTNAMLMQHILRRVPGITLRHFQAAEPALTELEQLEADLVFVDVNLPGMNGVEALRRIKNNPATAELPVVAITADALNGAGIAEEHAGFADYLIKPFDVDQLMMVLQRLIGVRQEQTACDPFMPENNPLSLPGPVCPEPGRQANGI; encoded by the coding sequence ATGGTTTACCGGTATTTGGCTTTAGGCCTATTGTTTTGGATTTCGCCGGGTGTTTGGGCTGCGGATGGGTTTGAGCCCGTGAGGCTGCAATTGAAATGGAAGCATCAATTTCAATTTGCCGGGTATTACGCCGCCCTGGAAAAAGGATTTTATCGTGATGCCGGTTTAGACGTCCGGATAGTCGAAGGCGGACCGGAGCGTCCCCCGGTGGAGACTGTTGTAGCCGGTTTGGCCGATTTCGGCGTCAGTAACTCGCAATTGATTTTGGAACGCGGCAAACGTCAACCGGTAGTGGTGTTGGCGCCGATCATCCAACATTCTCCCCTTAGTTTGGTAGTCAAGCGGGACAGCGGCATTAGCACTGTGGCGGATCTGGCAGGTAAACGCTTGATGATAGGTCCGGACGACGCTGAACTTCAGGCGTATTTTCGCGATTCCGGATTGAAAGCCGGGGATTACCAGCGCCAAGTGCATAGTCAAGATGTGCACGATCTGATCGACGATCGTACCGACGGCCTGTCGGCTTACACGCCCGACCAACCCTATACCTTATATAAAGCCGGGGTGGACTACCTGGAGCTGCGGGCCATCAACGCCGGCATCGACTTTTATGGCGATACCTTATTTACTTCGGAAGATTATCTATCCCGGCATCCCGAACAGGTGAGTGCCTTTCGAGCGGCATCCTTGAAGGGCTGGGCCTATGCCATGCAGCACCCGGAGGAAGTTGCCTTATTGATACACCAGCGTTACGCCCCGGATCGTTCCATGGAGCATTTATTGTGGGAGGCTATGCAGTATCGGCCTTTCATCATGGCCGATTTGATCGAGCTAGGCCACAACAGCGTTTCCCGCTGGCGGCACATCGCGGATGTTTACATTCGCTTGGGGATGTTGCCGGCCGATTTCGATATGCGCGGCATGTTTTATCAAACCGAGGCATTAGACTTCGGTCGCGTTTATCCCTGGTTGATAGGTTTGGCGGTCTTAGTGCTGTTGTTTGCCGGGTTTGCGGCGTTTGCGCAGCACGGACGGCGTACTTTGTACCGCTTGCATAACCGGCAGGAAATGTTGGCCGCCAATTTGCCCGGCGTGATTTACCAATATTTACTCCGTGCGGACGGCAGCGCCTGTTTTCCTTACGCCAGTATCGGACTTTACGACGTTTTCGGCGTGCCCCCGGACCAAGTCGGCGAAGATGCGTCGCCGATTTTCCAGGTGATGCATCCGGACGATGTGCAAAGGGTTAAAAACGGCATTCGCACGTCCGCGGAGCGCTTGACGGTGTGGCAGGACGAATATCGCGTCAAACATCCTGTGAAAGGCGAGATATGGGTCGAAGGCAGGGCCAGCCCTATGCGCACCGAAAACGGCGACGTGTTGTGGCATGGTTTCATAGCCGATATCAGCCAGCGTAAACAGCTGGTGCGGCAGCTGCAGGAAAGCGAAACCCGCTTCAGACAGATGTTCGAATATATTCCGGTCGCTTATCAGGCTTTGGACGTCAACGGCAAGTTCGTGGATTTTAACGACGGATTACAGCATCTGTTGGGATATAACCGCGAACAACTGCTGGGCATGTGTTTTAGCGATTTGTGGCATGACGACGACAATTTGGCTTGGGCCGGTTTGTTTGCATCCTTGGAAATTCAAGAATCGATTTCCGACGAACTGACCTTGCTACGGCAAAACGGCATCCCGGTAACCGTTTTGATCGATTGTCGGGTGCAACGCGACGAACGCGGCAGATTTCAGAGAATTCATTGTATTTTGCATAACATCACCGAGCGTAAAGCCATGGAGGAGGCGATTACGAAAAGTGAGCATAAGTTTCGAAACATTGCCGCAACCGTGCCGGGTATGTTGTGCGATTACGTATTTCCCCCGCACCGAAACGCCCGATTTTTATATGCCGGCCCGCGTTGCCGGGATATTTTGGGTTTAGAGCCGGAGGCTTTGTTGGCTGATTTCAGCTTGTTTTTGCAAATGCTGCACCCGGATGATTTGGTGTCGTTGGCGCTAGAACAGCAGGCGGCCGAAATGAACGGCAGGGTATTCAATGTTGAATGCAGAATTAAACTTGCCTCGGGGCAGGCCAAATGGATACAGATTGTTTCCCAAGCCAATCCGGCGACAGCGGACGAGTCCGCCGTTTGGAGCGGGATTATTTTGGACGTTACCGAGCGCAAGCGCATCGAAGAAAACCTTGCCCGGGCCAAAGAAGCCGCGGAAGCGGCCAACCGGGCGAAGTCGGTGTTTTTATCCAGCGTCAGCCATGAACTGCGCACGCCGCTGAACGCTATCATAGGTTTTAGCCATCTGTTGGAAACCGACGTCGAGGAGCCGCTGAGCAAAAGTCAGGCCGAATCCTTAAGCTATATCGCCCGTAGCGGCCAGCATTTGCTGAAATTGGTTAACGAAATTTTAGATTTGGCCAGAATCGAGGCCGGCAAAATGGATTTGGAAATTGCCCCGGTTTTGTTGCGTAGCTTGTTCCAAGAGTGTTTGCCGTTATTTGCCAACATGGCGGCGGAAAAACAGGTCACAATGAATACCTGCGGGGTTTGTCCGAAAGGCCCGGACAGCGAGGGCCTGTCCGAATGGCAGGCAATCTGCCAAACCGGCATGTTGGCGGTCATGGCGGATAGATCGCGTTTGCGGCAGGTGTTGAATAACTTGTTGTCTAACGCAATCAAATACAATCGAGCCGGCGGCAGTGTCAATCTGCGCTGTTCGGTGCGCGGCGATTCGGTTCGAATCAGCGTAACAGATAGCGGAAAAGGTATTGCGGAACAGTATTGGCCGGAAATGTTCACGCCGTTTCACCGTTTAGGCGCAGAAAACAGCGCTATAGAAGGTAGTGGTATAGGCTTGGTGATCTGCAAACAGTTGGTGGAAGCCATGAACGGCGCTATCGGTTTCGAATCTCAACAGGACGTAGGCAGTACCTTCTGGATAGAATTGCCGGTAGCCGATTTTTCCGTCTTGAACGGCGCCGGCATCGGCGAGCAAAGGGAAGAAGCCAAGCATACCCGAGCGTTGCCGGATGTACACGGCACTGTCGTGTACATAGAAGACAATTTGACTAACGCCATGTTGATGCAGCATATTTTGCGTAGGGTACCCGGGATTACCCTGCGGCATTTTCAGGCCGCGGAACCGGCGCTGACGGAGCTGGAACAGCTTGAGGCCGATTTGGTTTTCGTGGACGTCAATTTGCCGGGAATGAACGGTGTCGAAGCGCTACGCAGGATTAAAAATAATCCTGCGACGGCCGAGCTACCTGTTGTGGCGATTACCGCCGATGCGCTGAACGGTGCGGGGATAGCCGAGGAGCACGCCGGATTTGCCGATTATTTAATCAAGCCGTTCGATGTAGATCAGTTAATGATGGTGTTGCAGCGCTTAATCGGCGTGCGGCAGGAACAAACTGCTTGCGATCCGTTCATGCCCGAGAACAATCCGTTAAGCCTCCCTGGGCCGGTTTGCCCTGAGCCCGGTCGACAAGCGAACGGAATTTAA